Proteins from a single region of Mucilaginibacter daejeonensis:
- a CDS encoding LexA family protein encodes MRKTLVSPKEFIQSGFTSPADEYAVPDLNLDQKLKRDPEATYPARMGGTAMEKAGIPDNSYLLFDRGVTPKNGDIVYVWYRQDKLIRFFKKVGQQVILYAADVKVPEIIVEDELILIGVITWSLKCHLPREFPNVKTW; translated from the coding sequence ATGCGTAAGACACTCGTTAGTCCAAAGGAATTTATACAGTCAGGATTCACTTCACCAGCTGATGAGTATGCGGTACCCGATCTCAATCTTGATCAAAAGCTTAAACGCGATCCCGAAGCGACCTATCCTGCACGGATGGGTGGTACCGCAATGGAGAAGGCAGGGATACCTGATAACTCTTACTTGCTATTCGACAGAGGTGTTACCCCTAAGAACGGTGACATCGTGTACGTCTGGTACAGGCAGGATAAGCTCATACGCTTCTTTAAAAAGGTCGGTCAACAGGTCATATTGTACGCTGCTGACGTTAAAGTGCCGGAAATTATCGTTGAGGATGAACTAATACTCATAGGCGTGATCACCTGGTCGCTCAAGTGTCACTTACCGCGTGAGTTCCCAAATGTGAAGACATGGTAG
- a CDS encoding S1/P1 nuclease, whose product MGFTGHRIVALMAERHLTPQAKAAVADLLDGKSMADVSKWADELRNSPEYKHTAPWHFLHMPLGLSATQFEKAVTPLASPNIYSGLPSKQQILLTSSNKEQRAV is encoded by the coding sequence ATGGGTTTCACCGGTCACCGCATTGTAGCTCTCATGGCAGAACGCCATCTAACACCACAAGCTAAAGCAGCAGTAGCTGACCTTTTAGATGGTAAGAGCATGGCAGACGTAAGTAAGTGGGCTGATGAGCTACGCAACTCGCCTGAGTATAAGCACACAGCACCTTGGCATTTCCTCCATATGCCGCTTGGTCTATCAGCAACTCAATTTGAGAAGGCTGTTACTCCATTAGCCAGTCCTAACATTTACAGTGGTTTGCCTAGTAAACAACAGATCTTATTAACGAGCAGTAACAAAGAGCAACGTGCGGTCTAG
- a CDS encoding SOS response-associated peptidase, with protein MCGRVEFSNSAVVAERLGVKDSDVAREGDNNAFPYKGTFLFGLVDKAPDVLRHLHWPLIPSWCTTYPEYQTSNARSEDMHNKASFKHLLGQRHCVIAVDGFYEWKGKGKDKVPYHFSMADGSMMMYAGLWDYNTKLEAPVLSCTIITREPNEIIGEIHDRMPVILTLEQVKIWLDRELPYSERAKVLQPIENSALIRRVVGKSVNGAGNKSGDWFDAKDEDGTCLF; from the coding sequence ATGTGCGGAAGAGTAGAGTTCAGCAATAGTGCAGTGGTCGCAGAGCGATTAGGTGTCAAGGACAGCGATGTAGCTCGTGAAGGGGATAATAATGCTTTTCCTTATAAGGGAACGTTTCTATTTGGTCTGGTAGACAAGGCACCTGATGTGTTAAGGCATTTGCACTGGCCGTTAATACCGTCTTGGTGTACGACCTATCCCGAGTACCAGACCTCGAACGCCCGAAGTGAGGATATGCACAACAAGGCATCCTTCAAGCACCTATTAGGGCAACGTCATTGTGTGATCGCGGTCGATGGCTTCTATGAATGGAAAGGCAAGGGCAAGGACAAAGTGCCATATCACTTCAGCATGGCCGATGGTAGTATGATGATGTATGCAGGGCTATGGGATTACAATACCAAACTGGAAGCACCTGTGTTAAGCTGCACCATTATCACACGTGAACCGAACGAGATCATTGGAGAGATACATGACCGTATGCCGGTGATCTTGACGCTTGAACAGGTGAAGATATGGCTGGACAGAGAGTTGCCATACAGCGAACGTGCCAAGGTGTTACAGCCGATCGAGAATAGCGCCCTCATCAGGCGTGTGGTCGGTAAGAGCGTCAATGGTGCCGGTAACAAGTCAGGTGA
- a CDS encoding Y-family DNA polymerase — translation MVAIADCVGFYAAYHQSTEPHLKGAPVVALSNNDGCIIALSPEAKALGAVRCSAWYMVQEEYEAKGFRAFSSNYREYQAMNKRLMKIMARYVPRLETYSIDECWMDLAGINDIEAIVPKLIKDVKQLTGIQIRIGVAPTKTLAKVAINLAKTTPDNFCILDNSDRIQSALRCIAIEDLWNVGAQYAALLHRNGIRTAARLSVTPEYWVRKKMTVLGWRTLQELNGIPCLDLVEVMNPKKNIGVGRSFKKTTSDEQTLVDAATYYSFRLSEKLREEKLVATVLQIKLRTNKWRVDTAQHQPCMVFHLDKGISNGLDITKHAQQAVRSIVAANRKSRAQYKYMKFEINASGLVPEDENQILIGDQFDAGAKNRLSRAIDMINLQLGKGKVCFANNLSAWKQDTKDKYIMRQEYKTPNYFTDWNEAPILH, via the coding sequence ATGGTAGCGATAGCAGATTGTGTGGGGTTCTATGCGGCCTATCACCAAAGTACAGAGCCGCACCTAAAGGGTGCACCAGTGGTCGCATTGAGTAACAACGACGGCTGTATCATTGCGCTTAGCCCCGAAGCAAAAGCCTTAGGGGCGGTAAGATGTTCCGCATGGTATATGGTGCAGGAGGAATACGAAGCCAAAGGATTTAGAGCCTTCAGTAGTAATTACCGAGAGTACCAAGCCATGAACAAACGGTTGATGAAGATCATGGCACGCTATGTACCCCGTTTGGAAACCTACAGTATCGATGAGTGCTGGATGGACCTTGCGGGCATAAACGACATTGAGGCCATCGTACCTAAGCTGATCAAGGATGTAAAGCAGCTTACAGGGATACAGATACGCATTGGAGTGGCACCGACCAAGACCTTAGCAAAGGTAGCGATCAACTTAGCCAAGACGACACCTGATAACTTCTGCATACTGGATAATAGTGACCGCATCCAGTCAGCGCTACGTTGTATCGCTATCGAAGACCTATGGAACGTTGGTGCGCAATATGCTGCGCTATTACATCGAAATGGTATCCGTACAGCTGCTCGTCTATCGGTCACACCAGAGTATTGGGTAAGAAAGAAAATGACCGTGTTAGGCTGGCGTACCTTGCAGGAACTGAACGGTATCCCTTGTTTGGACCTCGTTGAGGTGATGAACCCCAAAAAGAACATTGGTGTAGGTCGTTCCTTCAAAAAGACCACCTCTGATGAGCAAACGTTGGTCGATGCAGCTACTTACTATAGCTTTCGGTTATCAGAGAAGCTGAGGGAAGAGAAATTGGTTGCGACCGTCTTACAAATTAAACTGCGCACCAACAAATGGCGGGTCGACACCGCACAGCATCAGCCATGCATGGTCTTTCATTTGGACAAAGGCATAAGCAATGGCTTAGATATCACCAAGCATGCTCAACAGGCTGTGCGTTCGATCGTTGCAGCTAACCGTAAAAGCAGAGCACAGTACAAGTACATGAAATTTGAGATCAATGCGAGTGGACTTGTGCCGGAGGATGAGAACCAGATCCTCATTGGCGACCAGTTCGATGCTGGTGCCAAGAACCGATTGAGCCGGGCTATTGATATGATCAACCTGCAATTAGGTAAGGGTAAGGTATGCTTTGCTAACAACCTGAGTGCATGGAAGCAGGACACGAAGGACAAGTACATCATGAGGCAGGAGTACAAGACGCCCAATTATTTCACGGACTGGAATGAGGCACCGATACTACACTGA